One genomic window of Conger conger chromosome 7, fConCon1.1, whole genome shotgun sequence includes the following:
- the LOC133132558 gene encoding NEDD4 family-interacting protein 1-like produces MAEQSSRYQQLPNEEEPGEGEQAAADAPPPYSSIAADNAAYFDYKEDGGFPKPPSYNVATSLPSYDEAERSKAEATIPLVAGRDDDFVARDDFEDADQLRIGNDGIFMLTFFMAFLFNWIGFFLSFCLTTSAAGRYGAISGFGLSLIKWILIVRFSTYFPGYFDGQYWLWWVFLVLGFLLFLRGFINYAKVRKMADSFSTLPRTRVLFIY; encoded by the exons ATGGCAGAGCAAAGCAGTAGATACCAGCAG CTGCCCAATGAGGAGGAGCCTGGAGAGGGTGAGCAGGCAGCGGCCGACGCCCCCCCTCCTTACAGCAGCATCGCCGCGGACAACGCAG CTTACTTTGACTACAAAGAAGATGGAGGCTTCCCCAAGCCGCCCTCGTACAACGTGGCCACGTCACTGCCCTCCTACGACGAGGCGGAGAGGTCCAAGGCCGAGGCCACCATCCCACTGGTGGCTGGAAGA GACGATGACTTTGTGGCGAGGGATGACTTTGAAGACGCCGACCAGCTGCGGATAGGGAACGATGGCATCTTCATGCTGACTTTCTTTA TGGCATTCCTCTTCAACTGGATCGGCTTCTTCCTGTCCTTCTGCCTGACCACCTCCGCCGCCGGGCGCTATGGCGCCATATCCGGCTTCGGCCTGTCGCTAATAAAATGGATCCTCATCGTCCGG TTCTCTACCTATTTCCCCGGATACTTCGATGGCCAGTACTGGCTGTGGTGGGTGTTCCTGGTCTTGG ggttcctcctcttcctcaggggTTTCATCAACTACGCCAAGGTTCGCAAAATGGCCGACTCCTTTTCAACCCTGCCCCGTACCAGAGTCCTCTTCATCTACTAA